The following DNA comes from Naumovozyma castellii chromosome 4, complete genome.
TTAATCTTAACAATGCATATGTTTCCGGTATGaaggaagaattgaattttaaAGGAAATGATTTAGTTCATACTCAAGTTATGTATACTGTGGGGaacattattttccaattgccattcttattttatttgaataaaattcCATTAAACTATCTTTTGCCAGGACTTGATATGGCATGGTCGTTGTTAACCATCGGTGCTGCATATGTCAACAGTGTTCCTCATTTAAAAGCTATTAGATTCTTTATTGGTGGGTTTGAAGCCCCCAGTTATTTGGcttatcaatatctttttgGGTGTTTCTACAAGCATGATGAAATGGTCCGTCGTTCCGCTTTCTATTATCTAGGTCAATACGTTGGTATTTTATCTTCCGGTGGTATTCAATCAGCTGTTTACTCAAACCTAGATGGTCGTAATGGACTTTCTGGTTGGAGATGGAGTTTCATTATCGATGCAATTATCTCTGTCTTCGTTGGTATTTTAGGTTTTTATGTTCTACCAGGTGATCCAGATAATTGTTACTCTATCTTTTTaactgatgatgaaattagatTGGCCAGAAAGAGAATTAGTAAAAATCAAACTGCTGGAGCTAATTTCTCCTCCAAAGTGTTTGATTTTAAGACTTGGAAAAATATACTCTGTGACTGGAAAATCTACGTCTTGTCTCTTTGGAATATCTTCTGTTGGAATAACAATAACGTGTCATCTGGTGCTTACTTACTATGgttaaaatcattaaagaGATATTCTATTCCAAGAGTCAACGATTTATCTATGATTACTCCTGGGTTAGGTATGATCTATTTGGCAGTTACTGGTGTCATTGCTGATAAGTCACATTGTCGTTGGTTTGCAATTGTTGGTACTCAagtattcaattttattggTAATGTTATCCTTGCTGCCTGGAATGTCACTGAAAGCGCCAAATGGTTTGCCTTTATGTTGCAATGTATGGGATGGGCAATGGCCCCAGTTCTTTATTCTTGGCAAAACGATATTTGTCGTAGAAACTCTGAAGAAAGATCAATTATCTTAGTGACTATGAATATTATGGCCCAGACATCTACTGCTTGGTTAAGTGTTTTAGTTTGGAAAACTGAGGAAGCCCCAAGATATTTGAAGGGTTTCACTTTTACAGCCTGTTGTGCATTCTGTCTATCAGCTTGGACTTTTGTTGTCTTGTATTTCTACAAACGTGATGAAAGAAGGCATGCTAAGGATAATGGTATTATTGTCTATAATTCTGCACTAGGAGAAACCAAGGAAAGTCCAATTATAGAGAATTgctaataaattaatttaaaCATCCCATTTATAAATAACAGACACCTgtaatatataatatagtACGCGTACTAAACTAATAACGTAACTACATTCGTCCTCTCAATTTACAATTACTTAAATATTCAGACACCTGCCTATTTATGTGACTACTGCgattgaaatattattaacttTATATACGAAGCTATGAAGCATTATCAAAGGTTATTTTTGGTTAGTTGTAAACCCCCAGACGAGTCGTACGACTATGTTTTTGAAACACTATCTTAAACTTATTCTCAAAAGTTTACTGCTTGAACACCGTTTGCCATATTTCCTGTATTCCTAACAATTGCTTAAAATAACCCCTTCTCTGTGTTGCTAATTAACGAACTTCATACAGTAAAACGTACAACCTAATGCCCAGGTACCTAATTTGGCAACCTAGTCAAATATATGTAAGGAGGAAGTTGTTAACCAATGTCCAATGCGTGTCTTATTGTTAGAGTTGTTTTCCCAAAATGGCAAGCTGACCTTCTGAAAGAGTATCAACGTTGACTCCCATGAGGAACATTGGAAGGGGAAGAAATGACAATACTTTTAGCACTGGCATGAAACTGCCTTTAAGTGGAGTTTAATTCcttgaaaatattagtCAACTGCAAGCAACAGCAACCAGACAAGATCCCAATGGCAAGGTATCTAAAGCTCTTTCGTTGATAGTGTCTATTTGCAGTACTGCTTGCAACCTGCTTAATTCCTAACATTTCAAAGTTAAACAAAAACGGTAAATCAAgacatttttattaaaatgGAAGGCCAATGGGTTTCAATATGCCCATTATTAGTGTGTGTTGGTTAGActatatttttcttatcaaAATAACAACTTCAGAACGCTACATATCTTTTGGATTGTTGCTGCAAAACTAAAAGTCGtaatttcaacaaagaaaatacaGATATCTCACCTAGATGTTAACTTCAAGTAATCAAAGCAAGCGCCGTTTCGGACAATTTATATGTAGTTAGATGTTCTAAGGTGTGACGGTACCACTTTTAGCAGATATCCTGAATCTTTTTGTAGACAGGAGAAAGGTATTTACCACTTCTTTAGCATCACTTCAAGTTAACAGAGATCGGCAGTTTCCGCAAAATTTTGTTTCATATATACACGCCATTCCTAGAATCATGTTTATGTTAGAAGAAACAGTTCAATAACCCAATTGGAAATTGTATGTCTACCGCTGGACTCCAGCAACGTATGTTTACATCAATGAGTGCTACTCCCCACTGTTCTCGGAGACTTTTGTTATGCATGTTAGGTAGTACAGAGATTtacattcaaaaatttccGTTTTAGTTAATATACATGATTTACGACGCCAACTCGATGAAACGTTTGGCCGCATATATAGGCAACGCATTCCTCCAAGAAGATTCACAAAGATGTTTTGTTTTACTCAGTTGTAATATTGTAATGGTATCACTTGGACATCATACCCTTCAATTATATAAAAAGGCAAGGAATTTGCTCTGTCCAGAATAGTTTTGTGT
Coding sequences within:
- the SEO1 gene encoding putative permease SEO1 → MSSLAKELFVDPYKRLKWGLIPVKRHVDEIKEEDVASSTSSGVATHIAKESIEQSSSIIELDKKQEQKIIQEEKTDDDVEYEYRDEANRKWWQFFNEQEYRLNKQQKSQNKWYSWFNPGTSSAEKKLLLKLDVLLAFYSCIAYWVKYLDTVNLNNAYVSGMKEELNFKGNDLVHTQVMYTVGNIIFQLPFLFYLNKIPLNYLLPGLDMAWSLLTIGAAYVNSVPHLKAIRFFIGGFEAPSYLAYQYLFGCFYKHDEMVRRSAFYYLGQYVGILSSGGIQSAVYSNLDGRNGLSGWRWSFIIDAIISVFVGILGFYVLPGDPDNCYSIFLTDDEIRLARKRISKNQTAGANFSSKVFDFKTWKNILCDWKIYVLSLWNIFCWNNNNVSSGAYLLWLKSLKRYSIPRVNDLSMITPGLGMIYLAVTGVIADKSHCRWFAIVGTQVFNFIGNVILAAWNVTESAKWFAFMLQCMGWAMAPVLYSWQNDICRRNSEERSIILVTMNIMAQTSTAWLSVLVWKTEEAPRYLKGFTFTACCAFCLSAWTFVVLYFYKRDERRHAKDNGIIVYNSALGETKESPIIENC